The segment CCTGGGATCCACCAAGAGTTGCACCAACTTAGCTCACATCCCAGAGGGGACTGGGGTTGCTTGTTTACTTGATGAACATTTGTTTGTGCAGTTGTTTGTGATGATAAAAGGGCAATGGCCATTGGCTGAagaaaaaatgctggtgagggaaGGCCATTTCCTACAGGGAATGAGAGGCATTAGTGCCTAACAGACAGGGAGCCAAATTCACAGCATTTTGAAATCTGGGGCAGTAGAGGAGTTTCATTTCCTCCATGTGTGTGCCCTTATTGTTGACAACTCAGAATTGATTAATGCAAGGGAGAAGATGGCTCCTGATGCTGGAGACTCAGTCACCAACCTTCCTACTCTGGTTTTTAAGGGAGGACATAGCTGACTTCTCTGTGGGAAAGAAAGGCCCAGATAGGGAGAAGTGCTTGCATGTGTACCATTATAGTAGCAGCTGTGGAGACATACACGTCTCAGTGTTTCCACACTTGGTGCTTACATGACAAAATGTATCAGTGATGCAGTAAGAACAGGTCCAttatggccagcaccatggctcactaggctaatcttctgcctgcggcactggtactccgggttctagtcctggttggggcaccggttctgtcccggttgcttctcttccagtccagctctctgctgtggcccaggaaggcagtggaggatggcccaagtgcttgggccctgcacctgcataggagaccaggaggaagcacctggctcctggctttggatcagcgcagcgcacccactgtagcagccatttgcagggtgaaccaacggaaggaagacttttctgtctctctcactgtcaaaaaaaaaaaaaaaaaaaaggaacaggtcCATTAAAGACACCTGCTAGGCAGGTAGTTTATTGGCTATGAGCTTTGGTGTACTCAGCAGTTTCCAATCCTTTGCTCTCTCTTCTACTTCATCCCGGACTTCGCGTTATGTGCATTCAGGTGAGATTGTTTATTCCTGTCTGCCACTGTCATCTTTTCTACAGTAAACTGGCCAAGTTCACCACCTTTTTCTGCCCTGAAAATCTTTCATGTGCAGTGAGAGAGTACTTCAAAGTCATGGAAAATTGTATCTGAAAGGTAAGTTTTATGGCCCAAAATATTTAGTGCAAAAAAGGACTTAATCCATGCTTCTGATAGGTCATTCAAATTTGGGGAAATCTTTATTTTGCAACATTTATGCACCCAAATAAAGCATATGCTTTACCTTTACTTTCCAAGATGTTTTTAAGTACTGTCTTTGATGAATGTAGGAGGACATGTGAAAGCTTGTAATTTTCTATTGTCAAAATTAATAACTCAACCTTGGTCTTCATCCTATTGTCTTAAACCTTGAAAGTAATTCTGCAACCTTAGTGTGAATGTCACCTGTGCATATATTTCCAACTTGCTGCACATCAAATTGTTCTGATAAGTCGATATGCTTTGTTATTATCTTTGCCTTTGTCACTGGAACATGTCCCTTCTGCTGCCATCGGAAATGTCCCACTGTTAACCATGTGTCTGTAGATAGTCTTCCCTCTCTTAAGGAAACTGGGATCCATCTGTCTCTTATAACACACAGCACTGCTTCTTCCCCTCATTTGAGAAGTTTCCATTAGGCTGCATTTATTACCCAATGTTTCAAAAGTTATGGTGACCGGTACTGATGTCATCATATTGTTATAcacttcaatttaatttttaaaatatgttgtgtctttgcttttgtttgctcatttatttattttctttttctattatttattcagttatctatttaaaaattttaattattttcttgatgCAATATATATTCAGGGACACAATAAATACATGACAGTTACTATCACATTGTTAATAGTAATATCACTGTGACTATCtcataattactttctttttttttagaggtaatacattttaattttttctgctgtttgtccatttacttcttttttaaattttattttatttaatgaacataaatttccaaagtacagcttatggattacaatagcttccccacctccctgtaacttccctcccacccacaacactccctctcccactccctctccccttccattcacatcaagattaattttcaattatctttatatacagaagatcaatttagcatatattaactaagatttcaacagtttgcacccacatagaaacacaaaatgtaaaatactatttgagtactagttatagcatcataattactttcaaataattaacatcTCATGCTAATGTGCTATTAATACTAAGAGTTCATGGATACAGTTTTtgtcttattattttttcatagatacaattcttttttttttttgacaggcagagtggatagtgagagagagagacagagagaaatgtcttccttttgccgttggttcaccctccaatggccgccacggctggcatgctgcggccggtgcaccatgctgatacgaaggcaggagccaggtgcttctcctggtctcccatggggtgcagggcccaaggacttgggccatcctccactgtactccctggccacagcagagagctggcctggaagaagggcaaccaggacagaatctggcaccccgaccaggactagaacccagtgtgctggcgctgctaggtggaggattagcctattgagccacggcaccggccaaatagatacaattctaaccATAAGATGCTTCcatctcttttccctttctttctctttgaatttTTCAGTTAACatcttaatttatattatagtcgaAGGCTTAGaactccaccaaataaagagttcaacaagtgaaaacaaaaaagagaaacacaggCAAGGGCTACAAGCCATAGAGGCAGTGTTAGATGATATTTTGATTTTGGGAACATGTGCACCTGGCTGCGCTCTCTATGCCATTCTTTATTCTAAAAGAGCAAAGGGACAGAGCCAGAGTTAGGATCCTGCCAGACACAGTGGGGACTTTTGACCTCACAGTCCTTCAGTGAACAGCTGGTGATCTCAGATGTTAGCTTCCCTcatgtccatttctttctttctttttttttttgctcatgtccatttcattctctctctctctctctctctctctctctctctctctctttctctctctcctttatcaAGCATATCTTCCATGTTTCTTTAAATAGAGCATAAATCATTGCCCAGTAGGGTGAGAATCATTAGCAATAGTGCATTATTTGGCTCAAGTAGCTCGGAGAGAAGTTTTGGCATGTTCTTCCAACACAGAAATAATCAGTATATTAGGCAGTGAGAATGCTAATTACTGAAATGTGGCCATTATGCAATGCTGAATTCTGCCCCATATAAACATAATCAATTATGATCTGTCAACCATGGTTAAAAAAACagctaaaaaataattataatctcaaaaagtaaataaaatagtcaAGTTTAACTTTTGTACATGAGAGAATTATAGATTTGGATTTTTGTGTACTGTTTTCCTTTGGTGTGTGtattgtttttcaaatacaaGGAGTTTGGCACAGTTTCCACAATATGTATATCTATGCATGCTTTTCAACTTCTtataccaaaataatttttaaaatccattttacaCACTCATCCACAGGGCCTTGTATTTGGGGAAAGTTAATCCTATTGTGACTCCTTGGTGTGGCTGTGTTAGCAGGACATGGAGCTGACACAACGGAGGAGGGAGCTCTGTGAGCCCGTCTAGGTGAGTGTGTGTCTCATGTGGAATGGGAGCTGGGCTCAGAGCAGGGGTTCCCAGGCTCACTGAGTAGACACAAGGGAACTCTTGGCTATGGGAAGACCTCAATTGATAATTTTCAAATGACTACCGGATTTTCCATCAAAACTGACAAATATTTGATGTCTTGGGGAAGGATTGAGGGTGGGACAGAAATTCTTGGTCAGAGATGGCACTAGAAGCTGCCTGATCTGGAACAGTTCCATCCAAAAATACAGGTGCTATATTCTCAACCAGAAAATAGATTTTGAATTCCCACTCTACTGCTAATGTCTGTTTGAGTGACTATTcctcatgttatttttctttttattgatagTGACACCTCATGGAACCGAGAAATGAAACCCAAGTTTCAGAATTCCTCCTCCTGGGTTTCTCAGaggacccagcactgcagcccctcatttttgggctcttcctctccatgtacctggtcactgtggctgggaacctgctcattgtcctggccatcctctcagacccccacctccacacacccatgtacttcttcctctccaacctgtCATTGATGGACATCTGCTTCACCTCCACCACCGTCCCCAAGATGCTGGTGAACATCCAGACACAGAGCAAAGCCATCAGCTATGCAGGCTGCATCACCCAGATGTTCTTCTTCATActctttgcagggctggatgaccTTCTGCTTGCCGTGATGGCCTATGACAGGTTTGTGGCCATCTGTCACCCCCTGCACTACACGGTCATCATGAACTCCCGGCTCTGTGTGCAGCTGGTCCTGGTGTCCTGGGTCATCAATGCCCTAACTGCGCTGTCACACAGCCTACTGGTGCTGCGGCTGTCCTTCTGTGAAAACCTGGAAATCCCCCAGTTTTTCTGTGAACTGAGTCAGGTGATCCACAGTGCCTGTTCTGACACTTTCCTTAATGACATGTTGACATTTTGTACTGCAGTGCTGCTGGGTGGGGGTCCCCTGGTTGGCATCCTGTACTCTTACTCTAAGATCATTTCTTCCATCTGTGCAATCTCCTCAGCTCAGGGGAAGTATAAGGCgttctccacctgtgcctctcacctcTCCGTTGTCTCCTTATTTTATGGCACAAGCATAGGTGTGTACCTCAGTGCTCGTTCTGCCCCCAGCTCAGTCTCCACTGCCATGGCCACAGTAATGTACACTGTGGTcacccccatgctgaaccccttcatctacagtCTGAGGAACACAGACATGAAGAGGGCTCTGGAGAGACTCCTGGTCCATGAGCTGTAGAGGAACCCATGGCATTGGGACTGAAGGAGAATCTAGGACTGCAGGTTTCCAAGCCTCAGagccagacaatggaatattttatCAGATTAGAGGAACAGAAGTTGCATAGTCTGTCCACTGTGGTTTTTTATTACAACTTTCGTGACCATGTTCAATGATTTACTTGTTGTACAGAGTTATCTCTAGTATctcaatgtattttcttttcaattttcctttccccaatttttttttttaccaatgttGTTCCTGaaatacaagggtgcttcaaaaattttatggaaaaatcatAGTGAAAGAGTAGTTAATTTATGTATTAAACAACTTTGTGTtacactgtttttcttttcacaaTGCACCTGCTCCTTATGCAATTAAgtataaaacaatttaaatagccacatatCTCGTGGTGCAAAATGTGTATTGCTTAGGAGTAATTTCTTGTAAAATCACACATACCATGCCcatgaaatatctcttttttaagttagtagtttatttttgatataaagtattttaaattaacattacAGTGAAAAGCTTAAAGGCCCTATTCCAGTCCTTTGGGCACCTACACTTGGTATCTGAAGCCATTTCTGCAATTTCAGAATGGAACAAATCATTCGGCCGTAGTTTGCTCTTCTTtgtcccccctcccttcctgcatCCAACCTACAGAATTCCTGCAAACACCACAGACTCCAGCATCAGCGAGCTGTGTGGGTGGGTACTGGGTTCCTTCCCTCCCACAATCCTGCTCCTGGAACCAGCTTGGGAACCACAGTGCCAGACTGGGTCACTGACACAACCTGAGTCACTTTTGCTCCAGGGTAGCTCATCACACTCACACCCCCTCAGTACAGGCACCAAGGAAAGAGAAGTTTGGAAATGTAGATTGGGTATGGGCAAGTCATAAATGACCTTCAATAAAGGCAGCCAGGTCTTTAATCATAAGTAGCATTGTGATGTCATTGTATTCCACTGTCATATGTACATGGACGCTGTGGAGAAAGGGTGTTCTTATCTAGATGAAGGATCCAAACCTGTGTCTTTTTTCCCATAGCACCTATCACCATCTGACTTGGgtgatttttaactttatttcctTATATTCTTACTCCACTTCTAGACTGTAGGGTTAAACATTGTGTTTTATCACCTGATGGTAATAAAAAGATGGGTAAACCTTTCTTTGTCACGGGATatctggatatttatagcatcaatCATGGGCCATAAAAATTATCAGTTTAAAAATTACCCTTCTAGGTatagctaaaaacttgccatggtaatctgaatcccattaagctggatggttataatgccatcttaagtgttaacaTGATCaccttaagtgttaaattgatcagatagataggattaagtgttaaatggatcatacaaataagatcaagtgtatggtaataataataaatataattaaaaaagaaagaatgttgcaacatgggatgcagtccatacagcagactcaaagaatgacaatcACCTTAAGTAGCACCCTAACCTCAGTTCGGCCCCTAaatcatttggatctggctataaagcccatgagagcatttcaggcatggaaagccaagacactgctccaaaaaatatgtttttcttgaagaatctctgtgaatgagaccccagtggaaagaaggggtcatcaaagaagggtgtgcttttctctgaagggaggagagaacttcccctttgattatggccctgtctgaaAACTGACAGAgcttgtggactcaaaaggcttccattgctttggcagctcatgtcaagagccttgggtgatcactgacatcatacataagagcgttaattgttaaatcaacaacaggtgtcactgtgcaattactctccatgtaggacctctgtcctcaatgagctgtactatgagaattaatgcaAAACTTGCTCTcagtttttgtattttgtgtgtgtgtgcaaattgttgaaatctttacttagtatcaagttggtcttctgtgtacaaatttaattgaaaataaatcttaatggagaatggcactgggaatgggagacataggaggaggtggagtgggagtggtcatgggagggtaggtatggtggaaagaaacTCTATATTACTAAAGTTGGTctcatgaaatttgtactcattaaataaaaggtttctttggggggaaaatgaCCCTTCTATAGACTTACTGGGTTTTGAGTCTCATCTGTGTTTGCATTTCCCACTCCTGCATTGCTGATCATCTAAACTGTGTGGACCCTGGGCGGAAGGTAATTACTCATGCTCATATTATGAAGGAATTTCTCATTAACAACATGGAATAAAGGGTGTCTTAGGAAGGATTGAGATAGGGCAGGAATTTTCTGGTCAGTGATGGCACTGGCAGTATCCTAAACAAGAAGATATCCATCCACAAATATGGAGCTCAAATCATGATGGGAGACTGTGAGTTTAGGTTTTCCACTGAGTTGACTATGACTGTTTGTGTGACTATTCCCAGGATCATTTTTACTTTGTCCTGGTAGTGACACTTCATAGAATCAAGAAATGAAACTCAACCTTCATAGTTTTTTATTCTGGGATTCTCAGACACCAGCACTGAAACCCCTCATAAGtgggctcttcctctccatgtacctggtcactgtggctgggaaCCTACTCATTGTCCTGGCCATCCTCTcagacccccacctccacacgcccatgtacttcttcctctccaacctgtCCTTGCTGGATTTCTActtcacctccaccaccatccccaaggtttttatttaatgaatacaaatatcatatgtaaagcttttagggatatagtgtttcttccccccatatgTGCCCTCCAATTCCTACTCCCATCTCACGtactactctctctcccatcccattcttcattaatatttttagttaactttatatacagaacaccaactctatgctaagtaaagatttcaacagtttgcacccacaaagacacacaaactaTAAAGTACTGTGTGAAGatcagttttaccattaattctcatagtacaactcattgaggacagaggtcctacatggagagtagtCAGTTttcagacagggccataatcaaagtggaagttctctcctcccttcagagaaaagtacatcctcctttgatggtcccttctttccattggggtctcattcacagagatccttcatgtagatctatttttgccacagtgtcttgactttccacacctgaaatgctctGATGTTTTTCTTagctagatccaaatgccttaggggctgattctgaagtcagagtgctgtttagctcatttgtcattctatgagtcttctgtgtggactgcttcccatgttggaattttttctcctttttaattctatctattgttattaccagacattgGTTTTAGTTATGTGATCCCTCTGACTATCctatatgatcaattaaacacttaatatgatcattttaacatgtaagatggaattagtaccacccagcttaatgggaatTGGAGTACAATGGCAGGTTTTTAGCTGTACCTTTAGGGGTAAGCCTGTGGAAATGCTTGCCAAACTGTTGTTGTCATATGTGACATCTCAAACGAGAGTGGAAATATCAGTCgcagctgttccacatctgaatcacttccctgctaaggcacctgagaaggcagcaggtgatggctcaagtgcttgggcccctgccaccaatgtggagacccagatggagttccaagctcctggctttaacttgtCCAACCAAagctattgcagccttttgggggaatgaaccaaggaagagagaactctctttctgtctgtctctctctttctcttggtaactctgcctttaaataaataataagtaaataaatatttttaagatttattttatttatttgaaaagtagagtttcaAAGATAGAGGAATGAAGAGATAGAGTGACAAGTCTTccagtctgctgattcactccccaaatgactgccaaagCCATTGTGTTACAGATGTTCCTCAAGTTAGCCATTCAGTAAATGCTCACATAGGTCATGTAAAGATTTGGGCTTTAAAGAGTTTTGGTTTACTTACTGGATGGGCAGAGAGTGTGGTGGTAAGAGAGAGATAACggaataagaaatataaatttgtctctttttctctctttcaaataaataactacatcttataaaaaaaaagacaaagagctaAACATCATTTCTTCATGAAAATGCTTCCCACACAATTtgtcaaagaaacaaaattagtTGTCATCTTCCATTTTTAGATTcttttggggctggtactgtggtgtagcaggtaaagctgctacctgcagtgccggcatctcatatgggtgctggtttgagtcccagctactctgctcctgatccagctgcaATGATCCACCTCCATGGAGAGGTTGAGGAAATCTATTCCTCACATGTGAATTGATGAAGAATGTTGTTCACATGCAAGTTCTAAAGCTGCAAGTCTAATGTGTCCTAGGGATTcagaatttgtgttttttaaagatttatttatttgaaagacaaagctacagagaggcagaggcacatacacacacacacagagggagagagagagagagagagagagagagagagaagagagagatcttcaattggctggtttactccccaaatggccacaatggccagagctgggctaatcaaGAAGGCACCAGGATCCAagaggtttttctgggtctcccacctggttcaggggcccaagcacttgagccatcttctactactttcccagaccatagcagagagctggattggaagaggagcagctggaacttgaaccagtgcccatatgggatgccagcaccaaagatggaggcttagccttctctgccacagtgctggcccgatgctacttcctttttaattgtattcttGCAAGCAAAAAAATTGGAGATGCTTTTAACCAATGTTCATGTTTCTGTTCTGCACAATTATAAATTCTATAGAGTCAAATGTGTGAACTGTTTTCACTGTGTCCCTCATTGCTTTATAAATGCAGAAAGTACTTCTGCAGAATTTGGGGAAGCCAATCACTTTTTATATGTAAACTGATTTTCTCTTGTTTTGAAAACttaacattttttatgttttgccACATTCACTCCCTAGGCagacatacaaacatacacacaagtaccattttttcttgaaaatggaGATATTAAGATCACAAAGTGAGGGATTCATGATGATGAtcataaaagagagaaagaagggtatATTTTCATGTACATTAAATGATTCACTGTAGCAATCTTTATAACTACATACCAATCATATGACAGTCACTTTACATATCCCttcttgttaaagatttattggagaggcacagttacagagaggaaaagacagagcatatgggagagagggggaggggagagagattttgcatccaccggttcactttcaaaatggctacaatgactggggttAGACCCATCTGAAGTCGTGAGCACAAAAGtccctctgggtttcccagtgggatggcaggggcccaagtactctggccatctctgctgctttccatgcacataagcagggagtttggtaaaaagcagagcagctgggacttgaacctgtgctcatacaggatgctggtgctgcccaAAGCagattaaccctctgcaccacaataccagtccctttAGACATCACTTTTGACACaaatttccaacttttatttatatttccctggTATGCacattcaacatatgcaaatcaataaatgtgatacattacataaattaaagaataaaaactttattcaatacgttgcagagaaagcatttgataaaaatacaacatcctttcatgaagaaacattaagcaaattgggtatagaaggaacattcctcaacacaatcaatgcaatttatgacAATCTTCCatggccaacatcatattgaatggggtaaactgggaagcattcccactaaggtGAAAAGCCAGTAAAGGATGCTCTTTTttaccattacttttttttttgacaggcagagtggacagtgagagagagacagagagaaaggtgttcctttaccgttggttcaccccccagtggccgcttcAGCCaatgcgctgtggccagcacactgtgctgatctgaagccaggagccaggtgcttctcctggtctcccatgcgggtgcagggcccaagcacttgggccattctccactgcactcccgggccacagtagagagctggactggaagaggagcaaccaggacagaatctggcaccctgactgggactagaacctggggtgctggtgctgcaggcagaggattagcctattgagccatggcactggctacCATTACTTTtgaatatagttctggaagctttaaCTAGAGTCATCagccaaaaaaaatgaaattaaaaggatgtaagttggaaaggaggaagtcaaattatgccTGTTTGCAGAAGACATAATCGTATACATATGAGAACTAAAAGACCCCACTAAGAGATTGTTGGAACTCtaaagagagtttggtaaagttgcaggatataaaaataagcaaacaaaaatcaacagtctttttACACACAGACTATGatgctgtggctgagaaagaacttctaagatcaatctcattcacaatagctataaaaaattaaagaccttaggataaatttaacaaagggaatccgaaaattttaaaattacaaaaaaatcttcTATATTCATAAATTGGAAGAATGAATACTATCACAATGTACATAGCCCAAAGCGATTTActattcaatgtaatcccaatgaaaataccaaggacattcttctcagatctgaaaaaaattaacCTAAAATTTATCTGGAAAtgcaagagaccctgaataccAAAAGCAATCTCAAACAACAAActcaaagttggaggcatcacaataccagacttcaaccTACTTCAGGGCAGTTATTAtctaaacagcctggtactggcacaaaaatagacaagcagaccaatggaacagaacagaaatccaagaaattaacccacacatctacaaccaattaatctttgacaaatgaactaaaatcactctctggagaaaggatagtttcttccacaaatggttctgggaaaactggacacccacatacagaagtatgaaccttacaccttatacaaaaatcaaatcaaaatggatcaagggtcTAAgcctatgatctgataccatcaaattactaaggGAGAACATTGGGAGAAACTGCAAGAGATtgagcataggcaaagacttcttggaaaagaccccagaggcacaatcaaagtcaaaatagacaaatagacaTCATACTGAGAAgctgcattgcaaaggaaacattcagcaaaatgaagaggcaaccaacagaatgggaaaaattatttgcaaactataaaactgataaagatttaatattcagaatctataaagagctcaagaaactcaacaacaacaaacaaataatccacataagaaatgggaaaaggctatgaacaagcatttttcaaaggatgtaattaaaatagccaacagacataTGGAGAAATATGATTGTAACTACCACATAGttcaaccacaggtgtcagctccacctccaccctaattggattcgctgctcctaattccctgcctgcccctcagcAAAGGTTTAATAGAAGCTATTTCCaaacacatgctctctctctctctctctctctctctctctctctctctctcatgctctctttctctctcttactctcttgccctctcccctcAGCCCATGGGGCTTcacccacccaacaataaaccttctctctaaaaaaatcaacaaaactaaaaaaagctaaaaaaagataagaaaaagacaaaaacaataaaaaaagaaattgtagttACTAAGAGGTATGCACAGGAAAAATGGTACAAAAGTCTACAACTGCCACAGTAGaatttcctcaactgtaaaattatataaatggcCTCAGCTGGCTACTATCATTGTCACTGCAGAACCAGGAATAAATACATCACTGCATGTGATGAATGGGAATCACTCAAGTCTTTATGTTATCAGGATGGGAAGAATGTTGggaaagtcagaaaaaaaaacaaggggaGAAATATTGTGTGTCATTTCAGAGAGCATCACAGCTTAGAAAGTGTGGTTGCTTAAATTCAATAAAGCAGTATCATTTAAACAAATTTATAAGACTGGAAAGGAATTAAACAAGGGATTTCTCTTTGAGGAATCTGAGAAATGAATTGCAATAACAGGAAGACATGATACAGTGGCTTAAGTCTctgcttgagatacccacaacccATTCCACAGTACCTAAGGTTGGGTTCCACCTCTGCCTTTTAATCTGGCTTTCCCCgaatgtgatggctcaagtattgagtCCCTGTGACACATGAGGTAGATgcaaatgaagttcctgactcctgaattGCATCTGGCCCTACtttggcagttgcaggcatttggggagttaaccaacagatggaatacccctctccgtctctctctctgttgctgtcactcttcctttcaaataaacaaaaatgaataaaaaatgagcaTTATTTTGAAGTTATTGCAATCTCAGCTACTGTGACTTAGGGCTCGGCAGTTCTTGGCACTTTCTCTAAGAAGGTTGTTTTATGGCTTCCTGGTGTAGAGTCTTTTCAGCGTGCCCATCATGTACTTATTCCACAGactgtagatgaaggggttc is part of the Oryctolagus cuniculus chromosome 16, mOryCun1.1, whole genome shotgun sequence genome and harbors:
- the LOC100338792 gene encoding olfactory receptor 7A17 isoform X2; protein product: MEPRNETQVSEFLLLGFSEDPALQPLIFGLFLSMYLVTVAGNLLIVLAILSDPHLHTPMYFFLSNLSLMDICFTSTTVPKMLVNIQTQSKAISYAGCITQMFFFILFAGLDDLLLAVMAYDRFVAICHPLHYTVIMNSRLCVQLVLVSWVINALTALSHSLLVLRLSFCENLEIPQFFCELSQVIHSACSDTFLNDMLTFCTAVLLGGGPLVGILYSYSKIISSICAISSAQGKYKAFSTCASHLSVVSLFYGTSIGVYLSARSAPSSVSTAMATVMYTVVTPMLNPFIYSLRNTDMKRALERLLVHEL